The nucleotide window GAGCGCGTAGAGGTCGGCACCGTGCTGGCAGACGGCCCCGCCACCAACGAGGGTGACCTAGCCCTGGGCCAGAACCTCCTGGTTGCCTTCATGACCTGGGAAGGCCTGAACTACGAGGACGCCATCATTGTGTCTCAACGCGTGGTGGCAGAAGATCTCCTGACCTCCATCCACATTATGGAGCACGACGTTGACGCCCGCGACACCAAGCTGGGCGCCGAGGAGATCACCCGCGACATTCCCAACGTCTCTGAGGAAACCCTGGCCAACCTGGACGAGCGCGGCATCATCCGCATCGGTGCCGAGGTCCGCTCCGGTGACATTCTGGTCGGCAAGGTCACCCCCAAGGGTGAAACCGAGCTGACCAGTGAGGAGCGCCTGCTGCGCGCGATCTTCGGTGAGAAGGCCCGCGAGGTCCGTGACACCTCCCTGCGCGTGCCTCACGGTGAGTACGGCATCGTCACCGGCGTGCGGGAGATCGACGCCTCCAGTGAGGATGCCGAGCTGCCCGCCGGTGTGAACCGCATGGTGCGCGTCTTCATCGCCCAGCGTCGCAAGATCACGGTCGGTGACAAGCTCTCCGGCCGCCACGGCAACAAGGGTGTCATCTCCAAGATCAACCCGATCGAGGACATGCCTTTCCTGGCTGACGGCACCCCGGTGGACGTCATCCTCAACCCGCTGGGTGTGCCCAGCCGTATGAACGTTGGACAGGTGCTTGAGCTGCACCTGGGCTGGGTGGCCTCCCGTGGTTGGGACGCCACCAAGGCCCGCGAAGCTGGCGAGGACTGGGCCCTGCGCCTGCCCGAGAACGGCGTCAAAGCAGAGGCCCGCACCCCCGTGGCCACCCCCGTGTTCGACGGCGTGCGCGACGACGAACTCATGGGCCTGCTGGACTCCACGCTGCCCAACCCCGAGGGCCTGGAACTCGTCCAGCCCAACGGTAAAGCCCTCCTCTTTGACGGCCGCTCCGGTGAGCCTTTCCCGTACCCGATCTCGGTCGGCTACATGTACATCCTCAAGCTCCACCACCTGGTGGACGACAAGATCCACGCCCGCTCCACCGGCCCCTACTCCATGATCACGCAGCAGCCGCTGGGCGGTAAGGCGCAGTTCGGTGGTCAGCGCTTCGGTGAGATGGAGGTGTGGGCCCTGGAAGCTTACGGCGCCGCCCACGCCCTCCAGGAGATCCTCACCGTCAAGTCCGACGACGTGAACGGCCGTGTGAAGGTGTACGAGGCCATCGTCAAGGGTGAGGATATTCCTGAGCCGGGCATCCCCGAGTCCTTCAAGGTCCTCATGAAGGAGATGCAGTCACTGTGCCTGAATGTGGAGGCGCTGGACGCCGCGGGCAACACCATCGCCCTTGATGACACCGACGACGACCGCCGCGTCGGCGAGGAGCTGGGCTTCGACCTGGGCCGCCGCCCCGGATCCCCCACCTCAGTAGACGAGATCTGACACCCAGGGGCTAGCTGGTTGAGGAGCGCAGGCATCTCCCGGCTAGCCCCCATGGGCCCGCCCACACCTTGGAAACGTGCGGACGCCGCCCCTAAGAACCAACCGATTCAATGACCAATCGGAAGTAGGAACTGTGCTCGACGCCAACGTCTTCGATCGCATCCAGCTAGGTCTGGCCACCTCCTCGGACATCAAGAGCTGGTCCCACGGCCAGGTCAAGAAGCCCGAGACCATCAACTACCGCACGCTCAAGCCCGAGAAGGACGGTCTCTTCTGCGAGAAAATCTTCGGTCCCACCCGGGACTGGGAGTGCTCCTGCGGCAAATACAAGCGGGTGCGTTACAAGGGCATCGTCTGCGAGCGCTGTGGCGTGGAGGTCACCCGCTCCAAGGTGCGCCGTGAGCGCATGGCGCACATTGAGCTGGCCGCCCCCGTCACCCACATCTGGTACTTCAAAGGCGTGCCCTCCCGCCTGGGCTACCTGTTGAACGTCGCCCCCAAGGACCTGGAGAAGGTCATCTACTTTGCGGCCTACATGGTCACCGAGGTGGACGAGGAGGGCCGTCACGATGACCTGCCCAGCCTGCGCAACGAGTTCGAGGTCAAGAAGCAGCACGTTGAGCAGGCTGGCTTGGCTGACGTCGAAGCCCGCCAGCAGCGCCTAGAGTCCGAGCTGGCCCAGCTTGAGGCTGAGGGTGCCGAGCAGCCCCAGCGTGAGAAGCTCCGCAAGGCCGCTGAGCGCGACATGGCTGCCCTGCGCCGCAAGTCCACCAAGACCCTGGAGCACATGGATAAGGTCTGGGACCGCTTCGTGAGCCTGAAGGTCGGTGACCTAGAGGGTGACGAGGTCCTCTACCGCGACATGCAGGCCGACTACGGCATCTACTTCAAGGGGGCCATGGGCGCGGAGGCCATCCAAGCCCGCCTACGCAGCTTCGACCTGGAGGCCGAGGCCGAGTCCCTGGCCGAGGTGGTGGAGAACGGTACCGGTCAGCGCAAGGTCCGTGCCATCAAGCGTCTCAAAGTTATTAACGCTTTCCGCTTGACGGGCACCGCCCCAGAGTCCATGGTCTTGGACTTCATCCCGGTGATTCCGCCGGACCTACGCCCCATGGTCCAGCTCGACGGCGGCCGCTTCGCCACCAGCGACCTCAACGACCTGTACCGCCGCGTCATCAACCGCAACAACCGCCTGGACCGGCTCAAGAAGCTTGGCGCCCCGACGATCATCGTCAACAATGAGAAGCGCATGCTCCAGGATGCGGTGGACGCGCTGTTCGACAACGGCCGCCGTGGACGCCCCGTCACCGGCGTGGGCAACCGTCCGCTGAAGTCCCTCTCCGACATGCTCAAGGGCAAGCAGGGGCGCTTCCGCCAGAACCTCCTGGGTAAGCGGGTGGACTACTCCGGCCGTTCCGTGATCGTCGTCGGCCCCCAGCTCAAGCTGCACCAGTGCGGTCTGCCCAGCCAGATGGCTCTGGAACTGTTCAAGCCATTCGTCATGAAGCGCCTGGTGGAACTCAAGGAGGCGCAGAACGTTAAGGCCGCCAAACGGATGGTTGAGCGCGCCAACCCGAAGGTCTGGGACGTGCTGGCCGAGGTCATCCGCGAGCACCCCGTGTTGCTCAACCGCGCCCCCACCCTGCACCGCCTGGGTATCCAGGCCTTCGAGCCGCAGCTGATCGAGGGTAAGGCCATCCAGCTGCACCCGCTGGTGTGCGGTGCCTTCAACGCTGACTTCGACGGCGACCAGATGGCTGTGCACCTGCCCCTGGGGGCGGAGGCGCAGGCTGAGGCCCGCATGCTGATGCTCTCCAGCAACAACATTCTCAAGCCCTCCGACGGTCGCCCCGTGACCATGCCCTCCCAGGACATGATCATTGGCACCTACTACCTCACCCAGGACCCCGACCCCGCCGTCGCCGTGGAAAAGGACGAGCAGGGCCAGGAGATCGTGCCCTCCTACTCCTCCTTCGCGGAGGCGGTCATGGCCTACGACTTTGGCAAGCTCCAGGTCAACGCCACCGCGGACATCCGCTTCGAGGAGGGCATCTGCGCCCCCGAGGGCTGGCAGGCTCCTGAGGGCTGGGAAGAGGGTGACCCGATCACCCTGCGCACCTCCCTGGGCCGGGCCCTGTTCAACACTGCGCTACCTGAGACCTTCCCCTACGTGAACTACACGGTGGACAAGAAGATGCTGGGGAACATCATCAACACCCTGGCAGAGTCTTACCCGCGTGTGGATGTGGCCGCCTCCCTGGACGCCCTCAAGGCCAACGGCTTCCACTGGTCCACCTGGTCTGGTATCACGGTGGCCTTCGCCGACGTCGTCTCCCCGGAGGCTAAGGCGGAGATCCTGGCCCGCTACGAGGCTGAGGCCGCTGAGGTCGAGGACCAGTTCGACATGGGTGCCCTCACCGAGGAGGACCGCTACTCCTCGCTGATCGACATTTGGACCAAGGCCACCAATGAGGTCGCCGCCGCCATGCGGGAGAACTTCCCACAGCGCAACACCGTCTACCAGATGGTGGTCTCCGGGGCCCGTGGTAACTGGGACCAGATC belongs to Actinomyces trachealis and includes:
- a CDS encoding DNA-directed RNA polymerase subunit beta', whose protein sequence is MLDANVFDRIQLGLATSSDIKSWSHGQVKKPETINYRTLKPEKDGLFCEKIFGPTRDWECSCGKYKRVRYKGIVCERCGVEVTRSKVRRERMAHIELAAPVTHIWYFKGVPSRLGYLLNVAPKDLEKVIYFAAYMVTEVDEEGRHDDLPSLRNEFEVKKQHVEQAGLADVEARQQRLESELAQLEAEGAEQPQREKLRKAAERDMAALRRKSTKTLEHMDKVWDRFVSLKVGDLEGDEVLYRDMQADYGIYFKGAMGAEAIQARLRSFDLEAEAESLAEVVENGTGQRKVRAIKRLKVINAFRLTGTAPESMVLDFIPVIPPDLRPMVQLDGGRFATSDLNDLYRRVINRNNRLDRLKKLGAPTIIVNNEKRMLQDAVDALFDNGRRGRPVTGVGNRPLKSLSDMLKGKQGRFRQNLLGKRVDYSGRSVIVVGPQLKLHQCGLPSQMALELFKPFVMKRLVELKEAQNVKAAKRMVERANPKVWDVLAEVIREHPVLLNRAPTLHRLGIQAFEPQLIEGKAIQLHPLVCGAFNADFDGDQMAVHLPLGAEAQAEARMLMLSSNNILKPSDGRPVTMPSQDMIIGTYYLTQDPDPAVAVEKDEQGQEIVPSYSSFAEAVMAYDFGKLQVNATADIRFEEGICAPEGWQAPEGWEEGDPITLRTSLGRALFNTALPETFPYVNYTVDKKMLGNIINTLAESYPRVDVAASLDALKANGFHWSTWSGITVAFADVVSPEAKAEILARYEAEAAEVEDQFDMGALTEEDRYSSLIDIWTKATNEVAAAMRENFPQRNTVYQMVVSGARGNWDQIRQLAGMRGLVADPKQRLIERPIKSNYREGLSVLEYFIATHGARKGLADTALRTADSGYLTRRLVDVSQDVIVREEDCGTRKGLTKRIFSWKEIDGERFKEPSEVLGTTVFGTTLARDAVDADGNVVVKAGSDLGDEQIQAAISAGIEEVTCRSVLTCESAVGTCAACYGRSLATGKRVDIGEAVGIIAAQSIGEPGTQLTMRTFHTGGAAGAADITQGLPRVQELFEARTPKGEAAVAEAAGRVKIEDDVDGKRIVITRDDGEEDLVVPVSRRQKLLVQDRDSVEPGQPLTEGPIDPKKMLRLRSVGATQRQLVDEVQGVYRSQGVDIHSKHIEVIVRQMLRRVTVLDPGDTTLLQGDLVDVMHYREENRRVMAEGGKTASARTELMGITKASLATDSWLSAASFQETTRVLTEAAMNGKSDPLLGLKENVILGKLIPAGTGLARYADIEVEPTEEAKAEAFNRTSASLGYGLADSVALDDFQFGGDFRADFSDDFQTGFSNQDYQF